GAAAACGGGCATATATGTCGGCATGCGAATCGCGGGGGACATAATTGTAGCTCTCCGACGATGAAAGGAGCCGGGAATATGCGGCGTCGGCGTACCAGCCCACGAAAGCATAGGACCCCGTCGCTGCGGCGGTCAGTCGGCATCCGTCCTCGTGGCATAACGCTGCGGTGCGCTTGCCGCCGCCCTCGTTCGCAGTTTGGGTATATAGGCACCTGTCTGCCGTGACGCTCCCGCCTGCGGAAGTATGGGCGTAAACTATATTTGCCATCGTATGTTTGAAATCGTAAGACTGTGCGAATCCGTATTCGTCGGTCAGCGTTACGCGGTAGGCCAGCGTTGAATTGTCTTTGGTGAAAACGGACGGGCCGTAATCGAGGTAAAAGTAATTACCTCCTTTGGGGTTATAGATTTCAAAGTCGAAGCTGTTATTGCAGTCGGTACGGTCAAATTCGAAATAGTCGCTGTCGCCTTGTGTCACCTCCAGCCGCCCGCTGATAGCGAGCGAGCTGTTTTCGTTCACCATATCGACATGCAGGCTGTAATCCGGGTCGTACACGCTGTAGCCGCCGATATTGCCGTCGTCGAAATCGTCGTACACGGCAGCCGTATATGCCGCGATTCGGGTGTCTGCGGTGTTGTCGTTCAGCAGGGTTATATTGAGCCTGTAATGGCAGTTGGCCCGGACGTTGAAATCGGACGTATTGTTTTCGCCCAGATAGACCGAGTAGGCCAGCACCTTACTGCCCCGCGTGGCGCGGATAAGCAGCCACGATGCACAAGGGGGCGCATTGTCGGCATTCTTCTGCTTCTGGTCGGTGATCGAGGTCCTCACGCCTTGAAGATTGGGCAGCATGTAATAGCTGCCTGCGGCCTGCCGTCCCGTCAGGAGCATTTCCGGGCCGTGGGTGTAGTCGTCGGGATTGCCGGATGCCGGGCCGTCCCCTGCAAAGAGCGCCGCGGTGCTGGGAACGGTGAGCAGTTGCACGGATTTGAGTTCCATGTCGGCAGGTTTTGCGGTGAGGTTGTAGGAGATTTTCGACACGAAGCGTTTAACGTTTATCGGCGGTAACTGCACTACGCCGCCGGACGAACATGAGATCGTCGTTTCCTGTTCGTAAAACATCGGTAGTGTGTCATAATCCTGCTGGTATGTTACCATGTATCGGGAAAGGTCGGCACTTTCACCCAGACTGCGGCCGACGTTGGCGGCAATGCGCATCAGGTAGACGCCCGGAGGACATTCGAAGTGCAGCGTCGTCGTGGTGAGATAGCGGAATACCACTACGCGGCCCGCTTTGTCCATGAGGTAGAAATTCAGGTCGCGGATCGTCGTTTCGTCGGTCGCGCGGGTCGTCGTTGTCATGGGGGCGGACCTGACGGTCAGTTCTACGGCCACTTTCGACCGTGCGATCGGTTCGCGGTCGGTAATGCAGCCCCAGCAAAGAGCGAGGGCGAGCAAAATGAATATGGTTTGTTTCATCGGGATTTATGATAACCGCCCGCGCCCCGAAAGGTGCGGGCGGCGGTTAATGAATAGGTTGTTTATGCGCCCAGATCGACCGACTGCGTTACGGGTGTTTCCCACTCGGCGACCGACACGCTGACTTGGCAATCCTGCCCCACGAGACCCGTAATGTTGGCGGCCACACGGTAGTAGCCGTTGCGGGCGATTTCACCCCCGGCCTTGCCCGTGAGGGGAACGGTGTAGATGACTTCCATGCGGTCGGCCGTTGTCGAAGCGTTCCCGTCGGCGTCATAGGTCGCGGTGATCTCCAGCGCGACGCGGCTCGCTTCGGCCAAAGCTCCGTTTTCGAAGATGTAGAAAAGGTTGTTATACTTGCCGGATGCCGTTGCCGGGGCCTGCGTATGGGTGTAGGTCATGGCTCCGGGCGTCGGTGTGGCCGGGACGATGATCGGCGTCTGGCTGGCGGCACGCAGCAGCTTCGTTCCCGTTACGGTCAGCGTTCCGGAATACTTGCTATTGAACGACGCATCGACGGAGGTCTGCACGGCGATTTTGGCGACGGTGCGTTTGAGTGTCAGGGCTACGGATGTCGTGCCGCCCTCGGCGATGGCCTTGCTCACTCCAGCCGTCATTACGAAGCCGCCGCTGCGCTTGGCTTGGGTGCTCACCTCTGCGAATGTGCCGTTATAGTCTGCGGCGGATGTTTCCAACTTTGCCAGCAGCGCGGATTTCGTGGTGACGCTCGACAGGGACATGTTGGCTACGGCGTAGAAGTCGCAGGTCGTTCCGGCTGTGGCGTGCGGCAGGGCGAACGTCGCGGTGCGGGCCGTGAGTTCCGAAGCGGTGAAGTCGCGCAGGGTGATAAGGTCGCCTTTGGCGTTGAACACGTACACGGAGAGCGAGGAAAGGGATTTCTCCCACGCTTCGGCGGCCGCGGCTTCGGCAAAGAACGCACGGGTCGGGGTTTCGTCGGTGAACCTCATGGCGACGATTGCGCCGTCGGGGGTGTGGTCGATGTCGGGAATGATAGTCGTTGCGTCGTCTTTGTTGCAGGCGATCATCGAAAGTGCGGCAAAGGCCGCGAAAAGAATCTTTTTCATGTTAAGTCGGTGTAATTTAAATGTAAGTTGCTGTAAATTAAAGTTTTGATACTATGTTTGTTGTCTGCGGCAGGGCCGCGCCGTCCTGTCCCGGTCCGCACCCTCGGTGCTCTCCGGGCGAAAATCGTCACTTTCGCATATTTTAGGATTTAGGGGGTTATTCTTCCCAGCCGTAACCGAGGACTTCGAAACGCACGTTTTTGTCGCAGTCCTCGGTCAGTCGAAGCGTGGCGTCCAGTTTTATAGTCACGTCCGCGAGGGTTAACGTCAGGGGAATTACGGGTGTCGTGCCGCCCTCCAGCAGCAATTCCAGAAAACCGTATTCTTTGAGCATCCGGCGACTTATGCCGCGCTTGGCGGCAGCTACCCAGTCGATAGCCGATTCATCGAATCTTTCCATAGCGCTAAACGTGTTGACCTGTTTTCCGCTGTGCTTTGGGAGCGGGCGTCGCTACTTCCGGACGCGGTGATTTCTGCCCGGCTCCCGGCTGTTTCTGACCTTGCGGGGATGTCTGGCCCTGCACCGGGGTTTTGCCTTGCGTGGTTTTGCCTGCTCCGAAAAGGTCAGGTGCGGGAGCCTGCCCCTGCCCGGCCGTTTCGGCGGCCTGCCCCTGCTGGTTCTGCTCCGGCACGGCTGCGGATGCTTGTACCTGTCCGGCGGTCTCGGCGGTCTGTTCTGCCGATTGCTTGGGTGTCTGCGGGTATTGGGTCCGCCCGTCGGCGGTTTCGGGCATCGAGGAAATGATACGCTCCATGTCGCGCTGCTCGCGCAGTTTGGTTGCCAGCGCATTCCGCTGCTCAATGGTCAATACCTCCATAGGTTTGCGGAAAACGGCGTTGTACTGGTAGGGCACGATGTTCACGCTGCCGTCCCTGTTTACAATCGCTATTTCGCGCACTTCACCGCGACGGAAGCTGTTGATGTCCTCCTGTGTGAGTTCCGTGCCGCGCAGGTATCGGGGAACAAAAGCATTTTCAGCGTTCGTGTAATCCAACTGCCGCGTATCGAAGTCCCGCGACACGAGCAGAGGACCCTCGGACGTTTCCAGCACGCGGCCGAGGTTTCCGTACATTTCGAGGTTCTTCATATCCGTTTCGGTGAATTTCTGATTGAAAAGTCCCTCGTCGAGAATCCGGGCATAGCTTTTCACATCGACTTTGTAGCCGTTGCCGCTCTTTTTGAGCCGGATTTTACCCTCGCCGATATAGTTGATTATATCGTCATGGTATTTGAGCTTGTGCATCCCCGTTTGTTCGTAATTCTGCAACTTTTGGAGATAGTTCATCTTTTCCAGCCCGCCGAAGCTGTACCCCATACGGTTGAGCGTGTCCCACGGCATTTCGGCAACGGGGATGCCGCGGGTTTTCATCTTGCACTCGAATTTTCCGTCCGGGTGTATCTTGTAGTTGTAATAGAGCTTCACGTCGTCGCGGGTGGTATTTTTCCAATACCGTTTCAGCGCATCTTTCATGCGTCCGAGCGCACGCCGCGGGAGAACGTAAACGTTGATGGTGGGGTTGTTGTGATACTTCTGCAAATTCTTGTAGAAGTTCAGCGGAATGTTCTTGTCCATGACAAAAAACAGGCTTTCATTTTCCGGGGTCGGGTCCACCGTACCGATACTCCCGTCGGGATTCTGGGAAAAGACCTTTGCCTGGTCTTTGTCCTTGTCGTACATCATGCCGATACTCGGCTCGTTGAGTGAATTGTCGTTGGGCTGCTGCGCAGCACCGGGCGACTGTTGTTGTTCTTCTGCCATAATTTGAATTTTAAGTTATTATGTGAAACTGTTTGCTCTGCGAATGTATAGCCGCCATCATCAAAAAGATACTCTTTACGCCCTCGTTCGCCCTCGTTCGCCCTAATTGGCTACGGTTTCGTTGCCTTTAAACAGGTGTTTTAGCTTCGGGTCGTCGGCTATGCGTCGCAGTTCGTCCTCTACGATCTGGGCCGCTTCCTGCTTTATGCGGTAGTAGTTGGCTTCGATAACCTCGGCCATTCGGTCCTTGCCGTTTTCGTCGGTGAAGTCGGAGAGCACGGGAATCGGACGATACTGTTTTTCTTCGGCTTTGACCTTTTCGACATCGACGACAATCTGGGCGTGAAACATTTTCTGCGGAATATTGTCCCCGAAGTTGTCGGCCACGGCTCCGACGAACACGCCCTGCGAAAGATTGCTGATTTTCGACGCGGGGATCACGCTGTCAAGCTGGGTGTTTATCCCCGTGGATTTATCTTCACGGCTGATATTGAGCGACTGCCGCTGCTGCACGATTTTTCCGAAGCGTTCGGAGAGGATGCGGGCCGTGTCGCCTACGACCTGCCCGGCAATAACGTTTCCTACGATATTCTGTATGACTTTGCTTTCGTGTTCGCCGTAATCGCGTGTAAGTTGGGAAAAGTCCTGCATCCCCAGACATACGGCTACGCGGTTGCTTCGGGCCGTGGCTATGAGGTTGTCCAGACCTTTGAAGAAAATGGTCGGCAGCTCGTCGATCACGACGCCGCATTTGAGTTTTCCCTTGCGGTTTATGGTTTTCACGATGCGCGAGTTGTAAAGGCTCAATGCCGCCGAATAGATATTCTGGCGGTCGGGGTTGCTGCCCACGCAAAGGATTTTCGGGGCTTGGGGATTGTTCAGGTCGAGGGAAAAGTCGTCGCCCGACATGACCCAGTAGAGCGCGGGCGAGATAATCCGTGACAGCGGGATCTTCGCGGACGCGATTTGTCCCTGTAACTGCTCCTGTGCGCCGCCCTGCCAAGCATCGACGAACGCACTCAAATAGTTTTCCAGTTCGGGCCGGGCCATGAGGATGGTGAAAACCTCCTCGTATTTCTTGTTCAGCAGTTCGATTGCGTGGGGGAAGGTGCAGTATTTCCCGTTCTGATAGATACGCAGAAACCAGATAATCGCCGTGAGCAGCACGACGGGTGATTCGACGAAAAAATCGCCCTGCTTCTGTGCCCACGAACGGTTCAGACCGATCATTATGACGTAAGCAGCTTCATAGGCATCCGCAATGTCGGTCAGAAAATCGGCATTGATGGGATTGCAGCGGTGCGAGTGGCGGGGATCGTCGAAGTTTATCACGCAGAACTGCGGCTTTACTTCGTACTTGTGCGTGAAACGCAGCAGGTGGTTGTAAGCCAGCATACTCAAATCCGGATATTTGAAATCATAGAGATACAGACTATATCCTTTCTCGATGAGTTGTTTGATGTAATTATTGATTACGGTGAATGATTTTCCGCTGCCCGGTGAGCCGACCACCATGCAGCTACGAAAAACCGCGATATTCACCCAGCCGCGAAAATTTTGTCCCCGATAACGGAACAGCGTCGGCAGGTTCACCGAATATTCGTCCGAAAGCAGGCGTGTTTCCTGCATAAAGGATTCGTTTTCGTCGTTGAAAACGTCGTCCAAGAGGTCGTGCCGCAGAAGCCGCCATATCCATATTCCGGCCGTAAGCATGAGCAGATAACCCGCGAACAGAGTTCCGGTGTACCATGCCACGCGCACGCCGGGCATTGCGTGTATATGCAAAAGCCAATCGTTGAAAAAGTAGAGGAAGAAGCCAGCGAAGCCCGCCGTGATGATATGCGGCCAGCCGATTTTCTGCGATTTAACGCCCCGTGAACCCAGACAGGCGATCAGGAGCAGCAGAAAGGCGAACAGTTTTGAGTAGAGGGGTGAGGAATAGAATCCCGTCGTCTGCTGGAATCCATGCAGAATACGGTCGATAATCCCGAATGTTCAGCCGTTGTCGGCCAGTCATTCGTAACAGAACCAATAAATGTTGGTAACATTGCAGATAATGCCTACGGCCAAAATGAACGCGACAATCTTTGCCAGCGCCCTCAAATCATCTTCTTGTTGCATAAATATAGTTTTTGGTTTCGGCGGCAAAAGTAAGTCGGACGCGACAATTCCCGACGTTGTAGGCTGCCGTTCGCCCTCGTTCGCCCTAATTGGCTACGGGATATGTCTGGAATCGGAAAAAATCTATACCTTTGTAGGCGAATATTCGAAAGGTGCATGCCTGAATATTCATCATAGCCTGTTCCCGGCAGTCAAACGTGGAAATTTGAATGGGAAGCAGGCGGGACGGCTGAACTTCGTACATCGTTTGTGCGGGGTTCGGTCTGACTGTTTCCGGGTTTTCCACGACCTGACTGCCGCAGATTGTTCCCCGTACATTTTTAAGATATTTTGCTACCTTTGTCATTGCAACAAGGGTACGCCCACATACTCGCGGCCTGTTCAGTAAGGAATCGAAACGGCAAAAATTTGATTGAGAAACAGGCGGGACAGGTCGAACTTCGTGCTTTTACGGCGCGGGGTTCGGCTGTCTGTTTCGTGGCTCTTTGCCGTGCCTGATTCCTTTCGCCGTTCCCCGCGTTTTTCTTTTCTTGCCCTAATACGAAGAATGACCGTTAAATTATTATGAATTATATCGTTATCGGTGCAAATTAAACGTTATTCGCATGGGTGATCCGGGTGTTGCTTCCGATAAATAATAATTATGGCTAATTGTTTGATTTATAGAACTGAAAAGCTATATTTGCAATGATTCAAGTTATATAAAGGTTTGTTCAATTCGTTAGAAGAATAACGCAAGTGCAAAAGCAAAGATGTAGGCATCATATCTTTGTGAGGTGATTGTTTTTGGAGTTTTTTCTTTGAAGATTTTAAGTGTAAGAGAGAGTGAAAAGGGCCTGCGCGCAATGCGCAGACCCTTTTGAATTGTATGATCCTCCCGAATTAGTCCTCATAGCAAATGTAACGAATTATGTCATGTCAGCTTTACCAAATGCAGGTTGAATCGCTATTTTTTCGTATATTGGGTAATATTATTGTGGGCTGATTATGAAAATATTTATTTATGTTTGTGTCTTTCTATGCTTGTATTCGTGTTCCGAAAGCAAACACATATCCGAAGAACTGAATCGAACGGAGGAAATAATTAACGATTATCCGGACAGCGTGTTACGCTCCTTGCAAGCTATTGCTCCCGGCAGTATTTGCAAAAAATCGACAAAAGCGCATTACGGGCTTCTTTATTCGCTGGCGTTGGATAAAACAGGGCAAACCATAGATTCCGATTCGATGCTTCGTCCTGCCGTAAACTATTTTCTGCGGAAAGGCACGAATCGGCAAAAGTTCCTTTCTTGGTATTGTCTGGGACGCATGGAATACAGCGCAAATAATTATCAGAAAGCAACCGAATCGTATCTTAAAGCGCTGGAGTATCAGGACCTAATAGATGATCCTTACCTGATCGGAGTGTGTAACTTCGTGTTAGGAGAACTGAATTTGAAGCAGAATAATTATCAAAGGGCTTTGTTTTATTACCAAGAAGCCTACGAAAACTATCAGGCCGCAAATAAGACCAAACACCAAGTCAGCGCTAAAACTGCCATTGCCGCTGTTTACTACATGGAGAACGATAACGATAACGCGCTCCGGGATTATCGGGAAGCATTGAATCTATCCGAACAATTCGGGTATGAGGATTTTCAGGTGTACTGCCTGCGTTGCCTAATCGGGATTCTTTCGAACAAAGGCGTAACCAACGAAACCTACAATTATGTAGGTCGTTTTCTCCAGTTGTCGGATGATTTATCGCCGAATGATTACTGTGTTTTGGGAGAATATTATTTGCGTATCAATAAACCGGACAGCGCCGAATATTATTTGAACGCAGCGATTTCAGCCAATATTGGTGGGCCGCGCGAAAACGATGCGGCAGCTAAAATTCTCCTTGCCGAAACCTATACGATGAATGCAGATTACCGAGCGGCCTACTCGATGCAAAAGGAGTGTCTTGCTTTATGTGATTCGATACATTTAAGCTATATGAATAATTCTGCGGCAGAAACCGAACTGCGATATAAAAACGAGCGTTTGGAATTTGAACGCTACCGCTCCAGCGTAAGACAAAATGTAATTTATATTATCGCTTTGGTATCAGTCATAGCGATCTGCGGCATTATTTATATCTTCCGCCGCAGAAATAAGATGCAGAAACAAAGAATTGAGGAATATCTGACGCTGATTGAAGAACTGAATAAGACCAAATTGCAAATACCCGATGCCGCAAAAATTAGTGAACTGCTTAATACGCGCTTTCAAGTCCTGAAAGAACTTGCAAAGACCTATTATGAGTTTGAAAATTCCCCGGCTCTTACCAAGAAAGTCAAAGGCATTTTATCCGAAAAGATTTTGGATAAAACGATAATGTCGGATTTAGAGAATACCCTGAATCAACAATACGATAATGTGATTTCTAATTTCAAGTCCGAATATCCGAAAATCAAGCCATGTTTCGTGGAATTGCTTTGCCTGCTCTATGCCGGATTTTCACCGCAACAAATAAGCGTCATTACCAATGAAACGCTAAAAACAATATACATGCGGAAGTTCCATTTGAAAAAGAAAATAATGGCTTCGAGTATCACAACAAAAAATGCGATTCTCAATATTATTTCGTAAATACCAGAGAACTAATACTTTAGCAATCAGACTTGTTTAAATCAAAGATTTACCGCTAATGTGCTGATTTAAAATGCGTTAAAGCAAAGCCCGAAAACTGAAAAATTTTCGGGCTTTTTTGTGTGCGTAACTGTTTGTTTTTCAGTCGAAATCACTTTGCGGTTGAAAAATTTTAGAGGCTCTGATTTCTTGGTTTTCGGAAACAATCGCTCTACTTTTGAAATGTACGAATATCTCATACTCACTTTCAAATTTAAGCCTATGAAAAAGTTCTCTCCCGCAATGTCTGTAATTGTCGGTTTGTTTATGCTATTCGCAGGTATTTATTCGGTCTATGGCGGCGGCAAGACGGCAGTTATTGTCAAACAGGTAAAAGTCGGCGGCGGCCCCGTCTGCCTATCGGAAAATATCCCGCTCGTATTCTATGATAGTTCTATGAGTATAGTAGAGGTCATTGCATCGGGCGCAGAGAGCAAGACGGGGCAGTTGATAATTTCCGGCAACTTTGGCACGGTTGCATGTGAACGTTTCGACCTTTTCAATGGAAAAAGTATCATTCCAATCCCCGAACTGGAACCGGGATTTTACACGATTGAACTGTCAATAGACAAAAATGTTTTCGCAGGCGATTTTTTTATCGAATGACATAGAATGTAGGACAAAGAAAGGGGAAACGAATAGATGACAGAAGCAGCAACTAACTTTTTGTCTGACAGCTAATCCACTAAACCAAAACTCTCTGTGAGTAACGTCTTTGTTTGCTCACACAAAAATCACTACCAACTTAAATTTCAAGGCCATAAAAAAAGTATTAGCATTAATCGTATTGTGTTTCATCGCATTTAATAGCCATGCGCAATTAAAGTATCAGAACGGCTATTTGGTTTATAACGCTATGGAGCGTTACAACGGATATATGACCAACTGGGAGGGCTGGGCGCATTGCTGGAAATTCGGGAATCGAATGATTAAATTCGACCTCGGCCCCGCAGATTCGCGCGTTTCCAGCAACTCCGACAAACTCGTACTCTACGATACGGAGAACGGCGGTTTCATCGACCTGTACGCCCGCAACGTCTATACGAACTCCGACGCTGCGTCGAAAACAAATATCCAGTCGTTAGGCAGCGCAACGGCAACCCTCACGCAACTGCGTCCCGTGTCGTTCGAATGGGCCGATAAGGCGCATTATTTCAAGACCAGCCGACGTTCGACGGGCGTTTCCAATCCCAAAGAAATGGGATTCATTGCCCAGGAGATCGAGCAGGTACTTCCCGACATCGTGGCCGTGGATTGCGAGGGCCACCGTGTCGTAAATTACAGCGCATTGATTCCGCTGCTTACGAAGTCTATTCAGGAGCTTAACGGCCAGATCGAAACCCTGAAAGCAGAAATCGAAGCGCTCAAATCTGGAAAATAATTAAACGATTATTATTAATGTCGATCAGCAATCAATTAATGGGAACATCGGATGCTCCCCAGAAAAGGGCTGACGGATTTAATTGGGCTTGGAGAAACGGTGCGTCTGTTATTTCAAATTCTTGGAGATCATCGACGTTCTCGGAGTTGTTAGAAGATGCGATACAGTCGGCCATGACAAATGGACGTAACGGTCTGGGGTGTGTCGTAACTTTTTCTGCAGGTAATTATGATTCGAATACCGTGGGCTATCCTGCGAGATCGTTGCCCGATATTATCGTCGTCGGAGCGTTAAGTCTTTCGGGTAAACGTAAATCCTCAACGACTATTGATAACGAAGGCTGGTGGGGAAGTGATTACGGAACGCAGTTAGATATAATGGCTCCCGGCGTTCTTATTTATACTACGGACCGAACCGGAAGTGTCGGGTATGTTTCGGGCGATTATATGCCAAATTTTAACGGCACATCATCGGCTTGCCCGCATGTTGCCGGAGTAGCGGCTTTGATACTGTCGGTAAATCCGAACCTGACCCAAAAGGAGGTAGCCACGATCATCGAGAAAACAGCCCGCAAGGTCGGCGGATATAGCTATTCGACGGTTAGCGGCAGACCGAACGGCACATGGCATACAGAAGTTGGTTACGGCCTGATCGACGCCTATGCTGCCGTAATGGAAGCTCAAAATGCAAGTACGACGGTCTATTTCAATGACAAGACAGTTACCACGAATACGGTAGTTTCGGGCAGCGAAATATCTGCGACGAACGTAACCGTTAAGAACAATGCCAAGCTGACGTTTACCAACGCCAAGAGTATTATTATCACTCAACCTTTTACCGTCGAACTCACTTCGTCATTAGAACTTTCTTTACAGTAATTTTTACCGATAAGGCGGAGAATCGGATTCTCCGCCTTTGGTTTTTATAGGATTTTCACCATGCAGACACGCCATCAAGACCGCTCCGCCTATTTTGAAGAAACAGCCACCTCCTGCCGCAATTATTATCTGCCTTATATTGAACAGCATACGTCTTTGAAATTCGGTCGTAAGTGCCGGGTAATGGAGGTCGGTTGCGGCATTGGCGGCATCCTTTCTATTTTTGCGGCAATGGGGGCCACGGTAACGGGAATAGATATTCACAAACCGTCAATCGAAACCGCAAAGACACTTTTCGCCGAAAGGGGGTTGAAAGGAACGTTTATCTGTTCGGATATTTTCGATTACAGCGACACACAACCTTACGACCTGATTATCCTACACGATGCGTTGGAGCATATTCCCGAAAAGGAGCGGTTGATGTTGCATTTAAAATCCTTTCTGAAAGCTGACGGCCTTTTGTATCTGGGATTCCCCGCATGGCAAATGCCGTTCGGGGGACATCAGCAAATGGCGAAGAACCGGATTATCGCCAACTGTCCTTACATCCACCTGCTGCCCCGACCTCTTTTCCGTTTCGTGTTCAGGGCATGCGGCGAAAAGGAAAGCACGGTGAAATGTTTTTTCGAAATCCGGGATACGCGCATCACTATCGAGGGTTTCCATAAATTAGTAACGGCAACGGGACTACGCATAGTGAATCAGCGGCTATATTTCATAAACCCGAATTATCAGGTGAAATTCGGATTGAAACCGCGCATACTATCTCCCGTTATCGGGAAAATACCTTATGTGAGAAATTTTTTCACGACGACCTGCTACTGTCTGCTGGCAATGCAGGAGGGGGCTAATTAACCTCCAGATCGAGCGATATTTTCGCTTCGTTCGGAACAGACGGAACCAACTGCGCTACACGCCATTTCGGGGCTTCGGTGGTGTCGTTCAGCAGAAAGGTTACGGAATATATATATTGAGCATCCGCCTTTACAAAGTTCTTTTTGACGCTTTCGATTCCGTTTGTGGCCTGTCCTGCAACCAAAAGGAGCGTGTTCTTTTCGAAGTCTATATCTTCGGGCAATTTGTCGTTGGGAAATATAAAATCCGCCAGTTCCGCCTGGCTGCGAATCACGATCAGTTGATTAGCGGGCGTTTCAGCCCAGTTCCAAAGAGGATTCAGCGTATAATCGGCGCAGGACAAAGTAGTAGCCTTTCCCTGTGTATTATCATCTGGGGTATCAGTCTTTGTTTGATTCATCTCCACGGACGTACAACCCGTCGCGGTAAACAGAGCCATTGCGATAAGACAAACGATCTTTTTCATAGCTTTGGTTTTTCAGTTTGACGATCAAATAGCGTTCCCGATTTTTATTTCGGCACGGCATCCTTGCGCATATCGTCCGAAATATAAGGTATTCATTTACAAAGATAAGAATTTTGGATAAGAAACAAACTATTTGAACAAAAAACAGGAACCCTGCGGTCCCGGTTTGACATTATTGCAGCTATTTCCAATTTGGAAACAACTGCGTCGGTCAATCTTTGTCTTTTTCGCCCTCGATCTGCTCGGTTTTTTTGGCGGCCAATACCTGTGCGGCGTTGATGGGGGAAACGACCGAGTGGCCTAACTGCTTTTCAAGCTGTGTCCGCGCGGCCTTTGCCACGCTGCCACCGCTTCGGGCGACTTTAACATTCTGCTGGAATCCTTTGGGACGGCGTTGTTTGGAAATCTCCGTAACGGACGCTTCGGCCAGCGTATTCAACGCCAATTCGATATTGGTCATGTTGTCGCGCAGGTTTTCCTTTTTCAACCCTTTGAACTGCTTGTAGGATTTTGTCGTGCGGTCCGCCCACGCTTGGGTGATAATGTCCGTCAGAGTTGCGAATTGCTGGCCCTCTACGCCCCGGCGCTGCCATTCGTCGGTGAGTTCCTTGCGGACCTCCATGCTTTTCAGGCGTTGGTTTATCCAATTCTCGGAATATCCCAGCCGTTTGTAATCGGCCATTGCCTGCTCGATGGACATTTCGGGGTCCTGCATCTGGTCCAAACGGTCGCTGGCGACCTGCGCCATCCATTGTTTGAAAGGTTCGGCCTTCGGCGAGGGGATCGACTGAATCAGGCGGAAAAGCTGTGTCGTGTCCGCCACGTCGGTAAGACGCATCTTTCCGTCGGCAGCCAGCATTTTCAAACCGTGACAATTTGTCACGGTTTCATTTCCCTCCGCTTTAAGTCGCTGTTTGAGTTTACGCCAATAGGCGGCGGCATCTGCACTTTCGGTCAGAATTGCGACAACATCGACAATCGCAAAATACCATTTCTCGGTTTCGTCGTCCCAGACGGTCCGCACCTTGCGTTCCTCGAAAAGTTGTATAGCTTGTTTTTGGGTCATCTGTTTGTAACTTACCGATTAATGCTTTATGACATGAACAATAACATTTTCCG
This Alistipes shahii WAL 8301 DNA region includes the following protein-coding sequences:
- a CDS encoding DUF4099 domain-containing protein; amino-acid sequence: MAEEQQQSPGAAQQPNDNSLNEPSIGMMYDKDKDQAKVFSQNPDGSIGTVDPTPENESLFFVMDKNIPLNFYKNLQKYHNNPTINVYVLPRRALGRMKDALKRYWKNTTRDDVKLYYNYKIHPDGKFECKMKTRGIPVAEMPWDTLNRMGYSFGGLEKMNYLQKLQNYEQTGMHKLKYHDDIINYIGEGKIRLKKSGNGYKVDVKSYARILDEGLFNQKFTETDMKNLEMYGNLGRVLETSEGPLLVSRDFDTRQLDYTNAENAFVPRYLRGTELTQEDINSFRRGEVREIAIVNRDGSVNIVPYQYNAVFRKPMEVLTIEQRNALATKLREQRDMERIISSMPETADGRTQYPQTPKQSAEQTAETAGQVQASAAVPEQNQQGQAAETAGQGQAPAPDLFGAGKTTQGKTPVQGQTSPQGQKQPGAGQKSPRPEVATPAPKAQRKTGQHV
- a CDS encoding DUF4099 domain-containing protein; translation: MERFDESAIDWVAAAKRGISRRMLKEYGFLELLLEGGTTPVIPLTLTLADVTIKLDATLRLTEDCDKNVRFEVLGYGWEE
- a CDS encoding DUF4906 domain-containing protein, which produces MKQTIFILLALALCWGCITDREPIARSKVAVELTVRSAPMTTTTRATDETTIRDLNFYLMDKAGRVVVFRYLTTTTLHFECPPGVYLMRIAANVGRSLGESADLSRYMVTYQQDYDTLPMFYEQETTISCSSGGVVQLPPINVKRFVSKISYNLTAKPADMELKSVQLLTVPSTAALFAGDGPASGNPDDYTHGPEMLLTGRQAAGSYYMLPNLQGVRTSITDQKQKNADNAPPCASWLLIRATRGSKVLAYSVYLGENNTSDFNVRANCHYRLNITLLNDNTADTRIAAYTAAVYDDFDDGNIGGYSVYDPDYSLHVDMVNENSSLAISGRLEVTQGDSDYFEFDRTDCNNSFDFEIYNPKGGNYFYLDYGPSVFTKDNSTLAYRVTLTDEYGFAQSYDFKHTMANIVYAHTSAGGSVTADRCLYTQTANEGGGKRTAALCHEDGCRLTAAATGSYAFVGWYADAAYSRLLSSSESYNYVPRDSHADIYARFRVMETPLDSKGTANCYIAPALDTRYSFDATVQGNGKNTTNIWPQQLHGVAARVLWESGTLSETVVKDAAYSNGRISFSTGAVRGNAVIGLFDAAGNCIWSWHIWSVDYDPATTAQTYSSGAVFMDRNIGALTTDCTQPSSRGLYYQWGRKDPFLYPATCQDIVTRADAVYAEGFEYAVSYPRNAGTESPYDNMTVEWSIAHPTTFMSDALYEDWEEWTSVADWLYNHHPNLWGNITTSNSNISKVSYKSIYDPCPVGWKVPSPEDFVGIERVSQSSPYYVTIHYNGNRTTNIPTGGTFVETRFMNNGQLGRLYTNAPYNMHWGTWACRYGDISCTSIFFSTGSVPSFIGTTDYYRYAANPIRCIRE
- a CDS encoding fimbrial protein; the encoded protein is MKKILFAAFAALSMIACNKDDATTIIPDIDHTPDGAIVAMRFTDETPTRAFFAEAAAAEAWEKSLSSLSVYVFNAKGDLITLRDFTASELTARTATFALPHATAGTTCDFYAVANMSLSSVTTKSALLAKLETSAADYNGTFAEVSTQAKRSGGFVMTAGVSKAIAEGGTTSVALTLKRTVAKIAVQTSVDASFNSKYSGTLTVTGTKLLRAASQTPIIVPATPTPGAMTYTHTQAPATASGKYNNLFYIFENGALAEASRVALEITATYDADGNASTTADRMEVIYTVPLTGKAGGEIARNGYYRVAANITGLVGQDCQVSVSVAEWETPVTQSVDLGA